A stretch of the Lactuca sativa cultivar Salinas chromosome 9, Lsat_Salinas_v11, whole genome shotgun sequence genome encodes the following:
- the LOC111885359 gene encoding WEB family protein At2g40480 yields MAQSSHVSDNSVPISETRKLINPRVEIDTSPPFGSVKEAVTRFGGSGSWVPLNVLRLAGQDVEEIDMDTVEKQAAELEKELIIKEQETLEVLRELESAKGVMEGLKLNLIKETSSSSIMATTTTLDLNPDSGTTTPIDQSTAKTLTLCPIPMPPGMILTELKEAKSNLNKTTTDLAMIRTSVESLNKKLRTHKSNLAEKDGETKRVIEESVDVSNGFCKKLTFEAQQFRKMEEAAQYEVIKATSEIEHTKLSIKMVEMRLIAAKKMEEAARAMEAVARAENEDTPLIREGITLSYEEYSLLAQKAQKGEEIWKKNEGNENLYRRKTLEEALGPRPDTTIERNRESRNKLFRGRSDETWPTKSTNNNNSKTRAPYPYHGPRGFAPLIGDDSNMINTDRSRPVLRSSVSIGDILSRKLILQDNIVVREDVESQTRRDDVSLSEMLREQSGLIFRDTGKSEKEKRVDKQFFAQRKKFGFIHVSLPLNKHNKKKLNPQTPEPLNVRFS; encoded by the exons ATGGCCCAGAGTAGTCATGTTTCTGACAATTCTGTCCCAATTTCAGAAACCAGGAAGCTGATAAACCCTAGGGTTGAGATTGATACATCGCCGCCGTTTGGGTCGGTGAAAGAGGCGGTGACTCGGTTCGGCGGTAGCGGTTCGTGGGTTCCCCTTAACGTCCTTCGACTCGCCGGT CAAGATGTTGAAGAAATCGACATGGATACAGTCGAAAAGCAAGCTGCAGAACTCGAAAAAGAACTAATCATCAAAGAACAAGAAACCCTCGAAGTTCTTCGTGAACTCGAATCCGCAAAAGGAGTAATGGAGGGTTTAAAACTCAACCTAATCAAAGAAACTTCATCATCATCAATCAtggcaacaacaacaaccctagatCTGAATCCAGATTCAGGAACCACGACGCCGATTGACCAATCAACAGCAAAAACTTTAACATTATGCCCAATCCCAATGCCTCCCGGAATGATCTTAACCGAGCTCAAAGAAGCCAAATCGAATCTAAACAAAACCACCACCGATCTCGCCATGATTCGTACTTCTGTCGAATCGTTGAACAAGAAATTGCGAACGCATAAGTCGAATTTGGCTGAAAAAGATGGGGAAACGAAACGGGTGATTGAAGAATCCGTTGATGTTTCAAACGGGTTTTGTAAAAAATTGACATTTGAAGCACAGCAATTTAGGAAAATGGAAGAAGCGGCGCAATATGAGGTGATTAAGGCGACGTCGGAGATTGAGCACACGAAATTGAGTATAAAAATGGTGGAAATGAGGTTGATTGCTGCTAAAAAGATGGAGGAAGCTGCACGAGCTATGGAAGCTGTTGCTCGAGCTGAAAATGAAGATACGCCATTGATTCGTGAAGGAATCACGCTTTCGTATGAAGAGTACTCTTTACTCGCTCAAAAAGCTCAAAAAggtgaagaaatttggaagaaaaatgaaggaaatgAAAATTTGTATCGAAGAAAGACACTCGAAGAGGCTCTTG GGCCTAGACCGGATACTACGATCGAAAGAAACCGTGAATCAAGAAACAAGCTTTTTCGTGGAAGATCAGACGAAACATGGCCCACGAAAtcaactaataataataattcaaaaACCAGAGCCCCGTACCCATATCATGGTCCTAGAGGCTTTGCCCCGTTGATAGGAGACGATTCAAACATGATCAACACAGATAGATCGAGGCCAGTATTGCGATCAAGTGTCTCAATTGGTGATATATTGAGCCGGAAATTGATCCTACAAGACAACATAGTGGTTCGAGAGGATGTTGAAAGTCAAACTCGTAGAGATGATGTATCTTTAAGTGAAATGCTTCGTGAGCAAAGTGGGCTTATATTTCGTGACACTGGAAAGTCTGAAAAGGAAAAACGGGTTGATAAGCAGTTTTTTGCTCAAAGGAAGAAGTTTGGGTTTATTCACGTATCGTTACCTTTAAATAAACATAACAAGAAGAAATTGAATCCGCAAACTCCGGAACCGTTAAACGTGAGGTTCTCGTAG